The region TCGATTCTCCCTAGTAACCACATACCACCACCTAGCGACGGTCTGGAATGCCCACCGAATACCTAGGACCACTTAAGCTATGCTATGAATTTGTGTTTGTAATTAAATCAACTTTGTAGTTAataaatgttgtaaataaatatataataattaacaaCCTGAATagtaattaaaatattgttGCCCCTCCCCCAAATCTACTATCAGTTCCAACTAATGATCTATGTTTATCTAGCACTTAAAGATATTGCAGATTTACACTGGAACACATACTGAGAttgtagaaatatatttttcatactTCCAAACATTTAACTTTTACTCTTTCTTTTCCTGTGGATGCAAGGCCATGTGGATCcccatttagtttttatttttagataaaaaaaaaaactcttggtCAGTGTTCAAGGAAGTGGTGTATTCATTGAATTTAAAGATACTCAGTACaagattattataatttatttatttgtttgttttttgattgattgatttgcATGCAGCTGTGTTGAAATGGatcataaatataaacataagatATGCATGTTATTTATAGCCTTGGGTTTATGGCTTCAGGTTCACTTGCTGTTAATGTACTAAAGCCTTATCCTATTGATTACATGGAGATACACTATAGGGCCAAAGGTcttattttctcttttgctgcagtaacagcttctactgcTCTGGAAAAGCCTGTAAATTGTGGaccattgttgtgaggattcaGTGGCATTTAGCCACATACAGGTGAGTAAGGTCAGGTAGTGATGGTGGATTTTTagatctggatcacaaacaccacttcaacTCTTGAACTTGAAAGTGTTAGATAGAGCAttatcactctagagaacacagttccactgctccacagcccaaaggTGTGGGTCTTATACATTTCTAGCATTTTTGGGTGCTTAGAAAAATGTATCCTGTTCCATTTCATACTTTTTTTTgcttacagtttaaaaaaaagctttggTCCTCAGTCGGTGCCTAAAAGAGGCTGAAATACTAATCACTAATTATaaagtgtctacaaacatttggacatagtGTATTTTAACTGATGTTTGTAGTTCAGGACTATCTAAAATGGAGAGAGTGATCTGGAGATAGCTGTAAGTGCAGTCAGGACGCAGAGACACATGACCACAGCTGTAACCTtgttctgataaaaaaaaaaaaaagaataaataaagaaacacattCAGTAATTAAATGCTTATGGATTTGACCAGATTTCTCACCACTGTTGCGTCTGATACGACATTGCTGCCCACCATGGTCCAGTAAGTTGTGTAATCATGAACGAATGTTGCACTGAAATAACAGAACAGAAGTGTTACCATAGTTGGATATTTACCAGAATTTTACACTGGAATCATGTTCAGACCAGATGAGTTTCCCTCTGAGAATGAAAtgagcaaaatgttcaaaaaatatataccctatatttaatgtaaaatagtacaaagacaacatttgaaaggtttaaatttgatttttttttgcccatttgTAATTTGATACCAGCAACTAaactataaaacaaataagctTTCTAAgttaaacatttcacattttgtcTTTGCTTTATGTCAAATACAGGGTTTAAATGacttgcacatcattgcatttagtttttatttacatttggctcaaaatctgaattttttggAAGAAGTctttgcaaaatgtaaatgtgtactGGGGAAAACAAATTACAATATCAATTATGGAAATCAAAGCTGTTCCGTGCTTTACACACTGCTGTCACACAAATACCACAACACACAGGGCCAACAATGTCCTATGGCCAGAAACTGACCAGTAACTACAGACTTTAACACATACTGATATAATAACCTGCTTATAGCTAAAAGCagaatattaaaaagaaactcACACAGGACTAATGTAACATGGGCTTATTTCTACAGCTTGTTTTATAGtacattattaatataaactgatttatttttttgtatatttctaCAGCTTGTTCTAATGGGTTAATATAACGAATGTTTTGCATGGCACATACAGCACAAAGATCACTGGGACATTTCAATAATAAGTACATTGCCCTTCCTCCTCCTAATCCAGACAGAGCTTTATTAGTCCACTGAATGAAGAAGAGTAATTACCAGAAGGTGATATTTCCCACTGATATAAGAGGTGCAGTCCACTTGGCTTCAAACTGAGTTTTCGGGGCAGAAGACGAATGACTGATAGCTGAATTCTAGAGGACGAAAGGAAATTGATTGGACAACACTTTCCCAATTTGTCAGTGTCCAAATTTCAATTATTTAGTTTAGCCctggagctatgaggctaatgtagttaacaaacacaacacatcaATAGTTCCTTGAAACCTTCCTCGATATACACCCTTAAAAATATCTCAGttacacacaaactacatccagATCTTCATTAATGTCACACAGACCAGCTGATGTAGGAAAGAGCTAATTACGACTATGAAAATGACCAGAacttcactgtgtttctgaatgcCACAGTCAGCCATGTTAGAAAATTGGTCTTTATAAATTAGACTGAAATTCTTACTTCTTCTTCGTGCAGAATTTAAATTATCCCTATTCTTGCACTTATCAGACATTTTGAATTATTCTATTAAATATGatgaattgtgttttttttttgcaggcaTCAGCACTGAGTGTGGATGTGTATTGCATTCatgtttattgtgtattatCCCTTCAGCAGGTTTCAGATTCCTGGAACTAGTGGTGTCTAGTTATTTGGACGCTAATCCTCTCTGtagtgatcactgtgtgtgctCTGAACAAGAGGACAAAGCACTTTGGGATGTGGCCCTGGAGACGAATGTCTGCTAAATGCCATGAAGGTAAATTTAAGTGATTGACCATGATGAAGACCTGGATGTGGTTGGAATACACTGAGAGTCATTTTGAGGACATGCTTAGATCCTAAAGATCGAGAGATTTCACTTTGAGTGTTAGCTCAACCTCCAGTGATGCCTCCACTTttttgagttttctgttctctgGGAAGGGCCAAGTGtacttttaataacatttagcaGCCTTTTCACTCAGATCATCTTTTTCGTATTTCTCATGCAGGACAGTAAACAAACCTCCAGAGGTCAGAGTACTGCCAAATAACGACCATTTGTTAGTGTAAAAGTACTCAGTCACCTTCATGCTAAAGCAGTCAAGGAGCCTGAACAGGTTGTTGTTGGTGGAGCTGAAGTAGCCCCCCGCCATGGAGCTCCCTGTCGTACGAGCCAGCAACAGGAAACCCTCAAACGGTGTATCATTCCGAAGCGCCTCCAGGGTCACTGACAGGAACAACAGAGAATGTCATGTTAAAGCGTTTAACAATATACATGTGGTCATTTGGTCTGTCCTGGTGCTGACTGCACCATGGCTATGttgtcaaaagtttggggacaccgAGCTTCTCTAATTCCCCTTTGCTTCCTTATTTTTCCTCTtatgttttctttcatttacaTCACTGTCTTGTCCTTTTCATTCAATTTAGTTTCTTCTTCTCTATTCTTTTTCTTCCCCTTTTTCAGCCTTTGttctctttttcattctctttcccctttcctcctttcttttttctcctatGTCCTTTTCTATTTGATCCATTCTGAGTGTACTGACATTTCCACCATCGTTTTTATTGAGtgagtttttattattattattattattattattattattattattattattataaagaaACCGTTAATGTCCTACTGCTCCAGGAGCGTGTGGGTCCTCACCTGTGATGGTGGCTCCTGGTGAATAAGAACTGTTGCTGACTCTGATTTGAAACGGTGGAGTGCTGTTCTGAGGAGTTGTCCCGATGTGTCCTGGGGTCATAGTGTCACACACAACGGCTACTAATCCATTAGAATAAGCCCAACTCACCCTCAGAGTGCACAGCAGCATGGTCACCAACAGCACCACACACATCTGGAATCGCaaacaataatgaaatatatatagtCACATTCATACCAACACCACACACCCCTGGAATAATAAAACCAGTAGTGACACCACTGGGAGAGTTTGGGTTAGGCTGACTGGCTGTTAAGATGGAGGGTATGTTTGATGcactgcagaacacacaacacatcatttacacacacagcagttATCCCCCTGTAGTTCACCATCAATTCTCTTTCAGAGGGAGTGACCAGTGGGCAGGGAGAATCTAACCCAGGCTGTAACATCACACTCTCAACTTCATTCACTCTTTAGACACTCTTTTTTCACCGTATcataaacaaagcattaaaaaacaaatcccaGAGCAGTCTCTCTGAGGCTGGCCTCACCTTTGTCTCTGTGCTGCACTTTTAGAGGGTCCTAAGTGTGGAGCTGTAGTGGCTGTGATGGTGAAATCGCAGGTAGAACAGGCGAAGTGGGGATTAAATACCGTTCTGAAAGAGCTCAGGGGGTGGAGGAGCCAAGGCGCTGGTCAAAAAACTGCCTCGGCCGGTTCTGACCACTAACGACAGAGCACTGCCCTCTGTGATGTAGGTAGAGTATGGAAAAACAGTAACAGGGACTATGTCCCCAATTCTAAAACCCCTTTAGCAAtagtctctactcttctgagaacgCTTCAGACATAGTACTGGAATATTAATTGTTAGATACTGATCTAATCAAACCAGATGTAGCAGGATGGAGTTCTGCCATTGGTTATGCTTCCCAGTCTGAGGATTTTGGGGTGGGACTTTCAAATTAATGAGGGGGGCGGGCCTTCCTTGCGCTATATGTATCGGCAGTGGTGGGTTGCTTGCCAAggcatttcctgtttctcttccGGCGTCTGATCCCTGTATGGGCAGTGTTTAACGTTGCTGAAGTTTGTGGCTTGCTCCGTGACGATCGGAAACCGTTGGCTTGTGCTTGGATTGCCGGTGTCGGCTGGTTGGATTCCGGTGTTTGCATCATAGCGAGGTAGCAACCGTGCTGCATGGTTGGGTCGTTACTGCTGCTGTACTCTCTGATTTTGACCGCAGTGGGGAACGCTGTGCTACTGTCTTCTGGTTCCTGagcctgggtggtcctggctttTGTCCAGTTCCTGCGGTGCTgctgttttgtcttgttttgttttgtttcaaatactacattgttttgttttagtttttgttttctgtgatttcttttgtattttttttatttgagtttgttatcgattccaggtaggctctggaccccccgcgaccctaaattggataagcggttacagataatggatggatggatgaatttgtTATCGTTACCAGCAAgcgctcggtgtgtgtgtgtgtttgatgtgacgagtggtgttttttggagtgaattttgatttttcttttattattttctacatttgtgttctctgctcttctgtctctctctcctgtttagACAGGAGCTGTGGGTCACGGCAGGAGGTTATAGGGTTGGTTTGTGGAGTACCGGTCACTCGTCCTGCAGTGTAGAGCACTGGGTGTGTAACCTGTGTGGTGTGATTACATATGGTGGTGGTATAGGGgactccctctgagctcagtCTCTGCCGTGGTAAGCCCAGCCCTGTTCTACTACCTGGTCTTGtctagtaattattttactgcTGATAGTCCTCCCAGTCCTGTTGGTTAcatgaaactgttttaaaacctattgttaataaatttggAAGTGTTGGAAATACGTCTCTGGCCTCTTAGTGTGAACGAACCTGAGTGTCttgcttatttctttttttctttcctctgggccTTAACGCCCCCTTTTTATTTCCTAGGGGTGAAAGTCCCTTAGGTGGCGTAGTCGTGCTACATCACTTTATTGTATATTCCTCCTGACTACTACCACCTCGCCACATCTTGGTGTAGTCGGCAGGATCACACTTTGAGAGCAAGAGACGTACTTCCTTCCTGTTAATTTTGGGTTTGATAAGTATTTAATATATAGTTTTATTTAAGGCAAAGCAGCAGCATTTGTTGAGGAACTGAGAGgaaagtgtataaatatattgttttttttctttcttgaccTGAGACTTGGTGCAGATTTCCCTAGGTGgggatggaggaggaggtgcaGCAGCTTAGGGAGCTTGTGTTGCAGCTTAAGGCTGATAATGAGCGGTTGCATCAAGAAATGGCCGCTGTTTCCACTGGCTCTAATGCATCTACCCCAGTTGTTTCTGTTGCGGTGAGTGATGTTTTGCCTGCTGTTTCTAGTGCTGTTACTGAGCGTCTGGTGGTAGTTCCTCGTGATCGGAAGTGCCCATTTTTTAATGGTAAGACTGGAATTGGGATAACAGAATGGGTAGAAGAGATACAGGGTTGTTTGCGAGCCCGTCACCTCTCTGGGCAAGATCAGGCATTCTTTATTTTTGATCATTTAGAAGGAGAAGCTAGAGAGGAGATAAAGTATCGTCCTGGTGTAGAGAGGGGAGACCCTGAAAAAGTTCTAGCCATTTTGAAAGAGCTTTACGGCTGTTCTCAGTCTTATGTTACCTTGCAACAGGCCTTTTTTCAAGGAAACAGCAGGAAGGAGAAACCTTGCAGGAGTACTCATTGGCTTTAATGGCCTTAATGTCTGTAAAGCAACATGCACCTGAGGGGACTATGAATGTAGGGGTTTTACTTCGAGATCAGTTCGTGGAGCATGTTTTGGATGGTGCTCTTCGTAGGGAGTTGAAACAGTTTATTCATCAACGGCCTACTGCTACCCTACTGGAGGTACGAGGGGAAGCCATCCGATGGGAGAGGGAAGGGTTGCCTGGCAGTGCAAGGGGACGTAGTTTATCTCTACCATTGGCCTGTGGTTTACAGTATGGCGTACAAGGAAGTGCCTGCCCAGCCCCATTGGGTGTTGTTCAGTCATCAGAATTGGGGGAGTTAAAGGACATGTTGAAACGTCAGCAAGAGCAGCTTAATCAATTAACTCGAACTGTGCTTTCGTTACAGACCTCCTCTGGACCTAGTTATTCTCCTCGTCAGGGGCGTGTTATTTGCCGGAGATGTCAACAGCCaggtcattttgctcgtgacTGTGAGGGGGAGCGTGTTTCCCCTTCTCCTAGGGTCTTGCCTCAGAATCTAGCTAGACCTTCTCGTTCCTGCCAGCAGCCGGAAAACTGAAGCCCGCTGAGCTGCGGAGCCACGGCTCAGAGGGAGTGTCATCAGGCTCAAGGGCAGGTACGGTGGCTAGGCTAATCTCCTCCTGTCCAGTGATTGATGTTTTAATTGGTGGTGTTACTGTTTCTTGTCTTTTAGACACGGGTTCCATGGTGTCCACGGTAACCGAGAGCTTTTTTTCAAAGCAATTTGAACCCTGGGGTTATGAACGTCTCCAGTCTTGTCAATGGCTACAGCTTCGGGCAGCTAATGGGCTTGATATTCCTTACATAGGGTATTTGGAGCTGGATGTCTTGTGTAATAAGGTGGTCTCACTGTGGGATCCTGGTTGTGAGGGATCCTCCTGGTGCTTTGCCGGCAGTCCCTGGTGTCTTGGGGATGAATGTTATTAGCCAGTGCTATTGGGAGCTTTTCGGTTTATGGTCCCTCTTTCTTCGATGTGCCTTCAGTGGCACATGCTCCGGGCCCAGTTATTGAGGCCTTGCAACAGTGTCATCGGTCTGCGGCCCAAGTTCCTAGGGACCCGATGGGTGCTGTAAGGGTTCGAGGCCCGGGTGCGGTGCGTATACCTGGTGGTGTGATGAAGGTGGTTATTAGCACTTGTCCGGAGCTATCTGGTGGCTTGTCTGCACTCTTTGAGCCTTCAGAGTCTGGGCTGCCCGCTGGTTTGTTGACGTCTCCCTGTCTTGTCCATGTTGCTCGAGGCACTGTCCATATTCCAATAGTTAATGTAGGGACCACAGAAGTCTTGCTTTATCCCCATACCTGTCTTTGCTTTTTAAGAAGCGCTCAGGTTGTTAGCCTACTGGCTGGGGTTACAGAGGTTAGAGCCGCTGCTGCCATGGCGTCGTCCCAAGTAGTGGATAGCGAAGTGCAGAAGGGGATAGAGGCTTTAGATTTATCGGGTTTGACAGATCTAGAACAGAAGGGGGTTAGATCTCTTTTACAGAGCTATAGCTCAGTTTTTTCTGCTCATGAGAGTGATCTAGGTTGCACCAACCTCATTGCCCATGAGATTCCCTTGCTAGATAATGTCCCAGTTCGGCAGAGGTATAGACGTATTCCTCCATCAGAGTATGAGTTGGTAAAGGCTCATATTGATCAGCTCCTTGAGGCTCAGGTCGTGAGAGAGAGTAGTAGTCCTTACGCGTCCCCTATCAtcctggttaaaaaaaaaggacgGGAGTCTGCGTATGTGTGGACTATCGATTGCTTAATAGTAAGACACGCAAAGATGCCTTTCCTTCGCCTCGTATCGAGGAGAGCCTGGATGCCCTTTCAGGAGCCCGCTGGTTTTCTACTTTAGATCTGGCCAGTGGGTATAATCAAGTTCCAGTGGCCAAACAAGATAAGTCCAAGACAGCTTTTTGTACCCCCTTTGGCTTATTTGAATGGAATCGAATGCCATTTGGGCTTTGTAATGCTCCAAGCACATTTCAGCGGTTAATGCAACGGATGTTTGGAGATCAGCAGTATCAGTCGTTGCTTCTTTATTTGGATGATATTATTGTGTTTTCCTCATCTGTTTCCCAGCATCTGCAACAACTGGAACAGGTTCTCGGGCGTTTGCAAAAAGAGGGTTTAAAAGCCAAGTTGagtaaatgtgtctttttccAACGGAAGTTAGGTATTTGGGGCATGTTATTTCAAGCAAGGGGGTTTCCACTGACCCTGCTAAGATGGAGGCAGTAGCCCAGTGGCAGCGTCCCCGCAGTGTGTCTGAGCTGCGTTCCTTTCTGGGGTTTGCCAGTTATTATAGGCGCTTTGTAGAGGGTTTTGCTCAGTTGGCAGGTCCTCTGCATAAATTGGTGGCTGCCCTTGTAGGTACGAAGACTAAAAAAGGCTCTGGACAGGCCCTGGGGTCAGTTTGGACCCCACAGTGCGAACAGAGCTTTGAACTCCTAAAGGCAAAGTTGGTATCTGCTCCGGTCTTGGCATATGCCAATTTTTCGTAGCCCTTCATCCTTGAGATTGACACCAGTCATAGTGGTCTTGGAGCCGTGCTTTCTCAGGAGCATGAGGGTAGTGTTCGGCCAGTGGCTTACGCTAGTCGGGGCCTTCACCCCTCAGAGCGAAATATGGACAATTATAGTTCTATGAAGTTGGAATTTCTTGCACTTAAGTGGGCAATGACTGAAAAATTTCGCGAATATCTCTTGGGGCATAAATGCGTGGTCTTCACAGACAATAATCCCCCGAGTTACCTTCAGTCGGCAAAATTGGGAGCCACTGAGCATCGATGGTCGGCACAACTTGCGGcttttgattttgaaatataGTATCGGTCTGGGCGCAGTAATAAGAATGCTGATGCATTGTCCCGCCAGTATCTGTCAGGTCCCCATTTGGCTGAGCATGTCGTTCCAGGTACTTCTGTTCCTACGTCAGTTCAACAGGCCTCACGGGTGGGTCCTGCGGCATTTGTAACTCAGTCAGTGGTCTCTGTTTTTCCAAGTAACTCCTCTTGGAGAGATTTTGGGGTTTGGCGGAGACGAGTTCGGCCCTCTCCGGCGGAGCGACGCCAGGTCTCTAGGCCCGCTATGGCACTATTGCGCCAGTGGGATCGGTTGGTGGAACGTGATGGGGTGTTATATCGTTGGGTGTTTCGTTCCGATGTGGGGGGAAGATAATTTCCAACTTATCTTGCCCACAGTTCTTAAACAGGAGACCTTGCAACGCCTGCATCAGGAACATGGCCACCAGGGAATTGAGTGGACCTCAGAATTGGTGAGGCAGCGTTGTTATTGGCCAGGGATGTTTGAGGACATTAAACAGTGGTGTCAAGCATGCGAGCGGTGTCAAGTTGCAAAAGATTCTGGGCAGGTACCGCATAGTTTTATGGGACATTTGCTAGCATCAAGGCCAAATGAAATCTTAGCTATTGATTTTACGGTGTTGGAACCTTCTTGAAACGGGTTGGACACTGTGCTTGTGATGACGGATGTGTTCAGCAAATATACCGTAGCAGTTCCCACTCGGGATCAGCGAGCTTCGACGGTCGCACAGGTACTGCTGATGGAGTGGTTCTTTAAGTTCGGTGTTCCAAGCCGtattcattctgatcagggtagGAGCTTTGAAAGTGTCCTGATGCAGCAATTATGTCGCCTCTATGGGGTAGAACGGTCTAGGACGACCCCATATCACCCTGCTGGTAATGGGCAGTGTGAGCGCTTTAATAGAACTCTTCATAATCTTTTGCGTACGTTGCCATCTTCCCAGAAGCGGGACTGGGCATCGAATTTGCCACAGGTGGTTTTTTGTTATAATTCCACCCCCCATCAGGGCACTGGCGAATCTCCctactttttaatgtttggcCAGCAACCTAGGCTTCCCTTAGACTTTTTGTTGGGTTGAGTTCTAGAGCCTGTGCCTGGGGAAACCCAGGATTGGGTGGCAGAGCACCAGGCAAGGCTTAAGTTGGCATTTGAGGGAGCTCATGAACGGTTGTTAGCAGCTGCTGGTCGTAGGAAGGAGCGGCATGATCGGCAGGTTCGGGATGCACCCTTACAGGAAGGACAGCTGGTTTACCTCCGGGATCTTAGTACTCGGGGGCGGCATAAGATTCAGGACGTTTGGAGTTCTGTAGTATACCGGGTGGTGAGGGCCCCTTCAGGTGACGGGTCTGTCTATGCTATTGCCCCAGTCAATGACTTAAGTAAGGTCAGGCATGTCCATCGGAGAATGTTAAAAGCTTGTGTTCGGACTGAAGCCTTTCCTTCTCCTCCTAGGAATTCTCAGGTTCCTTTTTCAGTGGTTCCTGAGGATAGTTCCAGCGAAGAGGATGACATTTGCCTCTTGGTATCTGAGGGTTTACCACCTCATGAATCTGTTTTAAGTAACTCCAGTCCTACAGTTCCCCTGGGGGGAGTATTGGTAGATCAGCGTCCAGAGGAAATAGCTGCACAGGGAAGTTCTCAGTCTCAGGATTCTTTGTTGCGTTTAGATGGTCAATCATGTTCTGGAGTGCCATCTTTGCGATGGACTGCTCGTTCCACAGCTGGTCAGCACTCTAATATTCATCATCTCCCCCGCCCAGCTGGTAGTGTAGATGAGGTGGTAGGTGAACCATTAGGTTTTGTATTGAATGCACAGTCTGCCCTGTTTAGACCTTGGTGTTAGTTTTTTTTCATCTCGTTCATCGTCGGGTCGACGATGCAAAAAGGGGGCGTGGATTGTAGCAGGATGGAGTTCTGCCATTGGTTATGCTTCCCAGTCTGAGGATTTTGGGGTGGGACTTTCAAATTAATGAGGGGGGCGGGCCTTCCTTGCGCTATATGTATCGGCAGTGGTGGGTTGCTTGCCAAggcatttcctgtttctcttccGGCGTCTGATCCCTGTATTGGCAGTGTTTAACATTGCTGAAGTTTGTGGCTTGCTCCGTGACGATCGGAAACCGTTGGCTTGTGCTTGGATTCTTGCTTGGTGCTGGTTGGATTCCGGTGTTTGCATCATAGCGAGGTAGCAACCGTGCTGCATGGTTGGGTCGTTACTGCTGCTGTACTCTCTGATTTTGACCGCAGTGGGGAACGCTGTGCTACTGTCTTCTGGTTCCTGagcctgggtggtcctggctttTGTCCAGTTCCTGCGGTGCTgctgttttgtcttgttttgtttCAAATACTACATTGTTTcgttttagtttttgttttctgtgattttttttttatttgaatttgttatCGTTACCAGCAAgcgctcggtgtgtgtgtgtgtgtgtgtgtgtttgatgtgacgAGTGGTGGTTTTTTGGAGTGAATTTTgagttttcttttattattttctacatttgtgttctctgctctgtctctctctcctgtttagACAGGAGCTGTGGGTCACGGCAGGAGGTTATAGGGTTGGTCTGTGGAGTACCGGTCACTCGTCCTGCAGTGTAGAGCACTGGGTGTGTAACCTGTGTGGTGTGATTACATATGGTGGTGGTATAGGGgactccctctgagctcagtCTCTGCCGTGGTAAGCCCAGCCCTGTTCTACTACCTGGTCTTGtctagtaattattttactgcTGATGGTCCTCCCAGTCCTGTTGGTTAcatgaaactgttttaaaacctattgttaataaatttggAAGTGTTGGAAATACGTCTCTGGCCTCTTAGTGTGAACGAACCTGAGTGTCttgcttatttcttttttttctttcctctgggccTTAACGCCCCCTTTTTATTTCCTAGGGGTGAAAGTCCCTTAGGTGGCGTAGTCGTGCTACATCACTTTGTTCTCTGTGTTGCGAGGTGGTAGTAGTCAGGAGGAATATACAATACTGTTCTAGTGCTCCACAGCCGAGAGCTGGGGGTGTTATACCCCTCTGACTCACACTTGGCCTTGGGCATGGTAATTTTAGgctcatgggcagctgctccagagtctatatctgtctatctgtctttgtgtttttctgtgtctttcaccctctctcatTTCAGTTTACAATTTGTTTTACTGAAGTGACaaatttacacttttttttgttgaaCATTAACTATATTAAacttatacaaacacacagtcaaataaataaataaataaataaatgagaatgttaattgtttattattaataataaaaactacaTATTTCTCAATCTATCTGCATTTGTCTCTGCCTGTTTGTTGATATGTTATGTACAGTTTGCCCTGATTGTAATATTGATTATAGATTATGTTTATGATGTTGTGATGATAAAAAATGTTATAACTAAGCATCCAGGAAGAGATAAAAGAAAAGACAGTGTCTCTGCAGATGACCTGAGACCAGGGGGACGCTCAGTAAACACAATAATctctttttaataaatgtaaaccTCATctgtacagaaacacacatacagataaAACTCACcgtacacacagacaaacactcaaaaaaaaaaacacacacacaaacatcatgcACACATGAACATACACAGCACACACAACATAAAAACAGCACActttacacacaacacacagacattaCACACAGGCATAATgtcaacacacactacacacagacataacaccaacacactacacactgacatAACgttaacacacactacacacagacataacatcaacacactacacacagacataACATCAGCAGACAGTACTCAACCTACACATATACATAACATAAAAGACTCacagaacacacatacacagcacacacaataaacacagaaatacaaacaacacacagataaacagaaCAGCAAATAAAACACAGCTTGCACAACACACAGGAGACAGACATGGATTGTCAGTCATAACACTGGTGGACCTTCATAATGAGTGATTTCACTTCAATCGTGCTACACCAGCTgtgaacattcatttattcattgtttgtaaccacttatccagttcaaggtcaggGTGAGTTACTGGGCATACGGCAGGAACATGGCCTGgagagggggcactagtccccTCTGTGGACACAGGGTGTTCTATTCTCCATAAAAGTTTTAAAATCATGCATGAGTCATCCAAACACAGCATCT is a window of Hoplias malabaricus isolate fHopMal1 chromosome 1, fHopMal1.hap1, whole genome shotgun sequence DNA encoding:
- the si:ch73-14h1.2 gene encoding putative ferric-chelate reductase 1, which translates into the protein MCVVLLVTMLLCTLRVSWAYSNGLVAVVCDTMTPGHIGTTPQNSTPPFQIRVSNSSYSPGATITVTLEALRNDTPFEGFLLLARTTGSSMAGGYFSSTNNNLFRLLDCFSMKNSAISHSSSAPKTQFEAKWTAPLISVGNITFCATFVHDYTTYWTMVGSNVVSDATVNKVTAVVMCLCVLTALTAISRSLSPF